The genomic interval ATCTTGATGTTCACGTCACCATCGTCACCGATGAGTATGTCATACACGAGGCCGAGATCGACAATGCCGATCCGGATTTCCGGGTCGTGGATCGGCTTAAGGGCCTCGATAATCGCGCTCTTGAGGGTTTCTTTCTCTTGCGGAGTCATCACCGGCTCACTCCTGTTCAGTGGACACCACCGCCTTCTCGGTAGTCTTGCCGGCGGCGTAGCGGTCCAGTCCTTCGACTAATGTCACCCAGGCCAGCAGCGCGCACTTCACTCTCACCGGGAAGTTGCGCACGCCCTTGAGGGATTCGATATCCTCGAATTCCTCCGGGAGCTGCAAATCACTCTCGCCTCTTAGCATTTTCCGTACCGTCTCGGCGAGCTTGCGGACTTCGTCGAATGGCCGCCCCTTGACAGCCTCAGCGAGCATCGAGCCGGACGCCACAGAAATTGCGCACCCCCGGCAGTCGACATGCACGTCCTTGAGCACGCCGTTCTCGATCTGGGCCGACAGGGCAATCTGGTCGCCGCACGCCGGATTGATGCCGTCGGAGAGTACGTTGGCTTTCTGGAGGGGTTTCTTGCCGCGGGGAGAACGATAGTGATCGAGAATCACTTCCCGATACATGTCGTCAAGCCGAGAACTCATACGCCAAAGTATTTCCTCATTTCCTTCAGGCTCTCTACCAACACATCGATATCTTGTTTATCATTATAAACATAAAACGACGCTCGCGCCGTAGCCACTTTGCCCATGACTCGCATGAGCGGCTGCGCGCAGTGATGTCCCGCCCTGATAGCCACCCCGCGCGAGTCCAGAAACGTGCCGATATCATGCGGGTGGATCACCGGATCGGTAAACGATATCGCTCCGCCGCGCTGCTCTACATCCTGTGGCCCCTGGATTTCGAGTCCGGGAAGCTCGGCCAGCCGCCCAAAGGCGTATTTGGTCAGTTCCATTTCATGGTGATGCACGGCGGGCATGCCCAGGCGCTCGAGATAATTCAGGGCGGCATCGAAAGCGACTACGCCCGATATGTTTGGTGTGCCCGCCTCGAAACGGTGCGGGATGTCGTTCCAGGTTACCTTGTCGAATCGTACTTCGCGAATCATCTCGCCGCCGGTTCGAAACGGCGGCGTTTCTTCGAGCAGTTCCCGTTTGCCCCACAGCACGCCCACGCCGGTCGGCCCGAGCATCTTGTGAGCGGAAAACGCGAAGAAATCGGCCCCCAGGTCCCGTATGTGCACCGACATATGCGGCGCCGACTGCGCCCCGTCGACCACGACAATCGCCCCGTGGCGATGCGCTATGGCCGCTACTTCCGTCACCGGGTTGATCGTCCCGAGCACGTTGGACATATGGCATAGGGCGACTATCCTCGTACGGGAGGTGATAATGTCGTTTATGTTGCTGAGATCGAGGTGACCGCAAACCGTGATCGGTATAATTTTCAGCCGGGCCTTGCGCCTCTGCGCCAACTGATACCAGGGGACGATATTGGCATGGTGTTCCATTTCGGTGATGACGATTTCATCTCCTTCGTGGACATTCAAATCGCCCCAGGCAAACGCAATCAGATTGAGCGAGTCGGTGGTGCCGGACGTGAAGACAATCTCCTCAGGCTCCGTCCCGCCGATGAATCGCGCCACGTGCGACCGGGTGTTCTCGTAGGCCTGGGTCGAGCGATCGGCCAGGGTGTGAATCCCCCGGTGAATATTCGCATGGTTGTGGCGATAGTGCTCAAGGATAGCGTTGATCACCTCGCGGGGTTTCTGCGATGACGCGGCGCTGTCCAGATATACCAGGGGGTAGCCGTTCACCTTCTGGTTGAGCACCGGAAAATCCGCCTTGATCGCGGCTACGTCCAGTTCTTTGGGCAGACTCTCAGCGGAGAGCGATGTCTTCCGTGTGTCCGGTTGCATTATATTCTCTTGTCTCAAACCCAACAGCCATCAGCCATTTATGTCGACGAGGATATTCTCTCCGTCGATCTGCACTTCATAGGTGTCAATCGGCACCAGCGCCGGCGGCGCTTTAACCGCGCCGGTCTGAAGATCGAACCGGGCGCCGTGACGCGCGCAGACGACGTCGTGTCCGTCGATTTCGCCGTCCGAGATCGGCGCCGCATCATGCGTGCACTCGTCAGCGACAGCGAAAAACCCGTCCTCGGTATGTGCGATCACAATGCGATAGTGGTCGACCTCAAAATCCCTGATCTCGCCGACAGGAATATCGGTAACCCTTGCGACCTGGCGAAACTCACCCATCCTACAGATTCTCCAGGCGCTCGTCGACAAACGCCGTGATCTTGTCGCGAATGTCCCCGGGCACCTGCTCGAGGGTCGACGCCACAAACCCCGAAACCACCATGCGAACAGCGTCGCGGTGCGGAATGCCCCGGCTGCCGAGATAAAACAGAAGCAGGGGATCGATCGGCCCGAGAGTGGCGCCATGCGAGCAGCTGACATCCTCGTTCAGGATTTCCAGTTCAGGTATCGTCTCGGCCCGGGCCCCTTCGGTCAGCAGCAGATTGCGGTTTTCCTGGTAGGCCTCGCAGCCGCGCGCGGCGTGTTCAATTCGGATCAGCCCGGTATAAGCCGAGAGCGCCCGGTCGCGCAAGACCACTTTGAAGTCGATATCCGAGGTTGTCCGGCCCGACGCATGATGATGCAGCGTGTGGTTATCAAAGTGCTGGAAGCCGGAGCCGAACAGCAGCCCGTACATACGGCTGTCGGCGCCGGGGCCGTTCAGGATGACGCCGAAGTTCTGCTTGGACAGGGTGCCGCCGAACACGAGCGGGATTGTCAGCATCTGCGCACCCCGGCCCATTCTGGCCCGATGCGTCTGGTAAAACCGAGTGGCCGGCGCCAGGCGCTGCAGGGAAATATAGCGCACCCGGCTGTCGTCATCGGCGGCAATCTCCGCCGCCCCGTTGGCATAGGCGACCCCTTGTCGCTCGTCGACCGGTCCGCCGCCGTATTCGTCGATAAGAGTCACTTCCGTATTCCTACCCACGGTCACCAGGAGACGAGGGAACGACGACGAATTGGCGCCGCCGGCCTGCCGCAAAAGGTGAATCGGTTTATCGATAGTGACATTGTCGGGGACATGGATGAAGATGCCATCATGCCAGAGCGCGCCGTTCATGGCCTCGAACTTGCCGGTCCCGGCGTTGACCAGGCTGTACAGATGCGGGGCCACCAGGGCATGATGAGTTTCCACTGCCTCGGCCAAACTGCCGATTATAACCCCCCGTTTTCGGGCCTCTTCGAAACCATGCGTGGCGATATCACGTCCCGCGATATCGGTCACGATACCGGACAGGAGGCCGTTTGCGAGGTGGCGTTGTTCAGCGGCTTTAGTCGCCTCGAACTTCCCGTTGGTCGATTTTGTCTCCGACTGTAGATCAAAGACGAACCGGGCCGGATCAGTATATCGCCACAGGTGCAGGCCACGCTGCGGCAACGGCAGCGAGTTAAACATGTCCCTTTGGGTTTGGCGGTGCTGCCGGAGCCAGTCCGGGCCGCGCTGAAGTTCCGGTGACATCTCCGGGATCGTGTATTCTATTTGAGTCCTGGCCATGGTTATCCTATCGAGCCTTCCATTTCAAGGGCAATCAGGCGATTGAGCTCCACCGCATACTCGAGCGGCAGTTCCTTCGTAAACGGCTCCATAAAGCCGTTGACAATCAGCAGGCGGGCCTCGTCTTCCGTCAGGCCGCGACTCTGCAGGTAAAACAACTGCTCCTCGGCTACCTTGGAGACCCGCGCCTCGTGTTCGACGCGCACCTTGTCGTTGTCGATTTCCATCGTGGGGTAGGTGTCGCTGCGGGCCTCTTCGCCGATCAAGAGGGCGTCACACTCGACCGACACTTTGCAGTTATCCGCGTTCTTGTGGATCTTAACAAGGCCTCGGTAGGTCGCACGGCCGTTATCCTTGGAGATGGATTTCGAGGTAATCCGCGACGAAGTATTTGGCGCCGCGTGAATTACTTTTGCGCCGGCATCCTGATGCTGGTCGATTCCGGCAAACGCGACCGAGAGAATCTCGCCGCGGGCGCCCTCGCCGACAAGCTGGATACATGGATACTTCATGGTGAGGCGTGAACCGAGGTTGCCGTCGACCCACTCGACTGTTGCGTTCTTGTGCGCGGTCGACCGTTTGGTCACGAGATTGTATATGTTGCGCGCCCAGTTCTGGATAGTTGTGTACCGGATGTAGGCGCCCTCGAGCGCAATCAGCTCAACCACCGCCGAGTGGAGCGAGTTGGTCGAGTAGATCGGCGCGGTACAGCCTTCGATGTAGTGCACACGGGAGCCTTTGTCCGCGATGATCAGGGTCCGCTCGAACTGGCCCATATTCTCGGCGTTAATCCGGAAATAGGCCTGTAGCGGAGCGCGGACTTCAACACCCGGCGGCACATAGATAAACGACCCGCCCGACCAGACCGCCGTGTTGAGGGCGGCAAACTTGTTGTCGGTCGACGGTATCACGGACGCGAAGTACTTCTGGACAATCTCCGGATGCTCGCGCAGGCCGGAATCCATATCGAGGAAGATGATCCCCTGTTTCTTGAGGTCTTCCTGCATGGAGTGATAGACGACCTCGGATTCATACTGAGCGGAGACACCGCCCAGGAACTTTTTCTCCGCGTCCGGAATGCCGAGCCGGTCGAATGTTTTCTTGATATACTCCGGCACATCGTCCCATGACTCCTGGGCCATTTCGATCGGCTTCATGAAGTAGTAGATATTGTCGTAGTCGATTTCGTCGAGCAGCCTGGTATTGCCCCAGCGGGGTGTCGGCTTCGACATAAAGATATCGTACGCCTTGTGGCGGATATCGGTCATCCAGCGCGGCTCGTTTTTCATCCGCGAGATCATCTCGACCACTTCGTGGTTCAGCCCCCTGGCCCCTTTGTGGAAATAGTCGACCGGGTCGCTGAAGCCGTACTTCGCCGAGTAATCGTCATTCAGCCGCGAAAGGTCGTGTTTCTGTTTGTCAACTGTGTCGGCCATATTACACACTAGCTTTCTGAGCCATTTCTGTTTCGAGCCATTCGTAGCCCTGATCTTCGAGCTTCAAAGCCAATTCCGGCCCGCCCGATCGCACTAGGAGGCCGTCCATCATGACATGCACATAATCCGGCTTGATGTAGTTTAGCAGCCTCTGGTAGTGCGTCACGAGCAGGATACCGTTGTTGTCACTATGGAAGCGGTTGATCCCTTCGGCCACCGTTTTCAAAGCGTCGATGTCCAACCCGGAGTCGGTTTCGTCGAGTATTGCCATCTTCGGCCTAAGAACCCCCATTTGCAGAATCTCGATTCGTTTCTTCTCGCCGCCTGAGAAGCCGTCGTTGAGATAGCGTGTGGCGAATGATTCTTCGACGCCCAGCACTTTCATTTCGGCCCGGAGAAGTTTGCGGAAATCGGACATGTCGGCGTCCTTGCCGCGATGCGCCTGCAGGGCGGTGCGAAGGAAATTGGCAACCGTCACACCCGGAATCGCCACCGGATACTGGAAGGCCAGAAACAGCCCGGCGCGGGAGCGCTCATCCGGTTCCATTTCGAGAAGGTCGCGCCCCTCGAGGAGGACCGATCCCGAGGTAATCTGGTACGCCGGATGGCCCACGAGGGCGTTGGACAGGGAAGACTTACCCGATCCGTTCTTGCCCATGATGGCGTGGATTTCTCCGGGGCGGATAGTCAGGGAGACGCCTTTGACAACTTCTTTGCTCTCGACGGTCACATGGACGTCCTCGAATTCAAACAGCTTCGCGTTGTTACTCATATATCCTATTCCAGACGGAGTGTTTTTATTATCAACCGATTGGGTCGGCGCCCTTTATCTGCTTCAGCTCACCATACAGAGCGGACTGGGCGATGCTCACCGGTCCCTTGGTCCGCGCGGCGAAAGTTGTGGGCAGCCCGGCGGCCAGGTCCTGCAAAGTCGTATCTGTCAGAAACTCCTGGACATACCCGGCGAGGCCGCCCAGAACATCGTGCACCGAGCAGTTCTGAATGTGGACACACTCGTCAAGTTGGCCAGTATGTTTCTGGCAGTGGGCCGGATCGATAAGCGGCCCGCCCAGCGCCACCAGGATTTCGTATAGACTGATTTGATCCAGGGGACGAGGGATCGAAAAACCACCTGAACGACCGCGCTCGGCGGTGACCAGCCCCGCCCGCCGCAGGATCGAGAGCAGTTTCGAGACATACGGGATCGAAAGCCCTTCCATCTCGGCAATCTCCGGAATGGATAGCTGCTTTCCCTGCCCCTGGCGGGCCAGGGACAAGAGGCAACGAAGCCCGTATTCTTCGACCGCTGTTATCCGCATTGTCCGACTTCTCTTTTCTCAATTCTCTCAGCCGCCTTATGCGCGACTCGGCCAATTCTACGAAAACTATACACTTTTGTAAAGTATAATGTTCGATTTTTTTAACCTCTATCTACAGGTATGGTTCCTTGGAAAGCGGTAGTTCGGTCAACCTCGCTCGAAACTTCCCTTGACTCAATGTCTTGTGGGGCGTATCATGGCACGATCAGAGAGTCCAGCGCCACAGGAAAGCGATTATGATACATGGAGTTATTCTGGCCGGTGGCCGGGGAGAGCGGTTCTGGCCGCTGTCACGAGCAGATAAGCCCAAGCAGTTCTTGAAGTTAACATCCGAAAAGACGATGCTCGAAGAAACTATCGTCCGGGTGAGTCCGCTGATCCCGCTTGAACGGATCAAGATTGTCGCGACTGAGTCGATGGGCCGCCATATTGTTGCTGCGGCCGACAAAATCGACACCCAGCATCTTCTGGCGGAACCACGCGGCCGGAACACCTGTCTGGCAATTGGGCTGGCCGCCGTGCACCTTCGCCACGAAGATCCCGATGCCATCATGGTCGTGCTTTCTTCCGACCATCTGATCCGTCCCGCCGAGAAACTGGTCCAGATAATCGAGGACGCCTGTCTGATCGCTGCAGCCGATCAGTCGCTGATCACCATCGGTATCGTACCGACCCGGCCGGAGACGGCTTACGGGTACATTAAGATAGGCGAGGAGTTCGGGTCCGACGTTCGAAGCCAGGTCTATCATGTGGCCGCTTTCACCGAGAAACCCAAGGCGGTCGTGGCGCAGGAGTATTACTTCAACAAGAACTACCTGTGGAACAGCGGCATGTTTGTTTGGAAGGCCGAGGCGATTCTCAAGGCGATCGGCGATTGCCGCAAGGAGATTGCCCGCCTGCTCGACGAGTACGCCCGTTCCGTAGGTACGCCGTCGGAGATGGAAGCGCGCGAACGCCTCTATGCCCGGGCGGAGTCGATCTCGATTGATTACGCTGTTTTAGAGACGGCGAAAAATGTTCTCGCTATCAAGGCGGACATTGTCTGGGATGATGTTGGCAGTTGGCTGGCTCTCCAGCGGTATAAAGAAGTAGATGGCGAGAATAATGTAGTGATCGGTGATGCATTGCTGCGTGATACTTTCGAGACCACGATATATAATGATAGCCCGGGCATTATTGCCGCGCTCGGAGTATCCGATCTCGTGATTGTGCGCGCCGGAGATATTACTATGGTAGCTCACAAGGCCAAGCTGAGCGATTTGAAAAAGCTGCTCCAGGATATTGGGGAGAATGACGACACGCGCAAGTATCTATAGCCTGCTGGCGGCGGCAGCTATGAGTTTGCTTCTGCCCGGATGTCTCAAGCCGACGGTCGAGACTCTTGAAGTTGCTGACACTTCGGCAACGGTAGCAGTTGATCCTCGCGGCTTTGATCCTCTCGAACTGCCTCGGGACCGAGAAATCGTGCCCGCGCTGTATCCGCGCACCGGTGACATTTTCGGCAAACAGGTCATTATCGAAAAGGGAGCCGTGGATCTGGCCGGAGTAACGCGACCGTCCGCTGACGATTCCTCTGTGATCGGTCTTGATACGCTCAACAATCAATCCTACCGGGTTCAGATCTTCACCGGTCTCGTTTATGGCGAGGCCCGCCAGGTGGCGCGGGTAGCCGAGGAGATATTCGATCAGCCGGTCTATGTCGATTACGAAGTGCCCAATTATAAAGTCAGGGTGGGTAACTGGCCCGACAGAGCCTCGGCCGAGAGGTATCAGCAGAAGGCGCGCGGGGTCGGATACACCAATGCCTGGGTTGTCATGGTGGGAATCAACGTCCGTGAGGTCGCCCCGCTTTACACCAGCCCGGACAAAGAGTCGACCTCAAAACAAGAAAGTACGTCAGATTCGGCGGCAGAGGATGACGAGGGGACTGGTGCTCAGGATTGATCCAGTCCGTCCGGACTTTGCCACTCTCGATCGCGCGCGGGAACTGTTGCTTCGCGGCAAAGTGGTGGTGGCCCCGACGGAAACCCGGTACGGCCTTCTGACCCGGGCCGATGAGCAGAGATTTGTCGATCAGCTTTACCGGCTCAAGGGTCGCGACCAGACCAAGGCTACGGCGATTCTGGTACGAAATCTGGCCGAGGCCGAGGACCTGGGGGAACTCAGCCCCCAGGCTAAGTTGTTGGCGCGGCATTTCCTGCCGGGGCCGCTGACGCTCGTGGTGCGGGCAAGAAAGGACTGGTCCGCGCCGAGGGTTGTCGAGGGAAAGATCGGCCTGAGATGGT from Candidatus Zixiibacteriota bacterium carries:
- a CDS encoding L-threonylcarbamoyladenylate synthase, giving the protein MLRIDPVRPDFATLDRARELLLRGKVVVAPTETRYGLLTRADEQRFVDQLYRLKGRDQTKATAILVRNLAEAEDLGELSPQAKLLARHFLPGPLTLVVRARKDWSAPRVVEGKIGLRWSSSPVIQGLLDRTEWPLTATSANVSGQADAEVVEEIVSIFGNRVGAYLDAGPLTGRTSTVVDCSTQRAQLLREGVIAREEIERVLGIVNE
- a CDS encoding non-heme iron oxygenase ferredoxin subunit, with amino-acid sequence MGEFRQVARVTDIPVGEIRDFEVDHYRIVIAHTEDGFFAVADECTHDAAPISDGEIDGHDVVCARHGARFDLQTGAVKAPPALVPIDTYEVQIDGENILVDING
- a CDS encoding cysteine desulfurase; this encodes MQPDTRKTSLSAESLPKELDVAAIKADFPVLNQKVNGYPLVYLDSAASSQKPREVINAILEHYRHNHANIHRGIHTLADRSTQAYENTRSHVARFIGGTEPEEIVFTSGTTDSLNLIAFAWGDLNVHEGDEIVITEMEHHANIVPWYQLAQRRKARLKIIPITVCGHLDLSNINDIITSRTRIVALCHMSNVLGTINPVTEVAAIAHRHGAIVVVDGAQSAPHMSVHIRDLGADFFAFSAHKMLGPTGVGVLWGKRELLEETPPFRTGGEMIREVRFDKVTWNDIPHRFEAGTPNISGVVAFDAALNYLERLGMPAVHHHEMELTKYAFGRLAELPGLEIQGPQDVEQRGGAISFTDPVIHPHDIGTFLDSRGVAIRAGHHCAQPLMRVMGKVATARASFYVYNDKQDIDVLVESLKEMRKYFGV
- a CDS encoding Rrf2 family transcriptional regulator, which codes for MRITAVEEYGLRCLLSLARQGQGKQLSIPEIAEMEGLSIPYVSKLLSILRRAGLVTAERGRSGGFSIPRPLDQISLYEILVALGGPLIDPAHCQKHTGQLDECVHIQNCSVHDVLGGLAGYVQEFLTDTTLQDLAAGLPTTFAARTKGPVSIAQSALYGELKQIKGADPIG
- a CDS encoding SPOR domain-containing protein, whose amino-acid sequence is MTTRASIYSLLAAAAMSLLLPGCLKPTVETLEVADTSATVAVDPRGFDPLELPRDREIVPALYPRTGDIFGKQVIIEKGAVDLAGVTRPSADDSSVIGLDTLNNQSYRVQIFTGLVYGEARQVARVAEEIFDQPVYVDYEVPNYKVRVGNWPDRASAERYQQKARGVGYTNAWVVMVGINVREVAPLYTSPDKESTSKQESTSDSAAEDDEGTGAQD
- the sufU gene encoding Fe-S cluster assembly sulfur transfer protein SufU, coding for MSSRLDDMYREVILDHYRSPRGKKPLQKANVLSDGINPACGDQIALSAQIENGVLKDVHVDCRGCAISVASGSMLAEAVKGRPFDEVRKLAETVRKMLRGESDLQLPEEFEDIESLKGVRNFPVRVKCALLAWVTLVEGLDRYAAGKTTEKAVVSTEQE
- the sufD gene encoding Fe-S cluster assembly protein SufD, with the protein product MARTQIEYTIPEMSPELQRGPDWLRQHRQTQRDMFNSLPLPQRGLHLWRYTDPARFVFDLQSETKSTNGKFEATKAAEQRHLANGLLSGIVTDIAGRDIATHGFEEARKRGVIIGSLAEAVETHHALVAPHLYSLVNAGTGKFEAMNGALWHDGIFIHVPDNVTIDKPIHLLRQAGGANSSSFPRLLVTVGRNTEVTLIDEYGGGPVDERQGVAYANGAAEIAADDDSRVRYISLQRLAPATRFYQTHRARMGRGAQMLTIPLVFGGTLSKQNFGVILNGPGADSRMYGLLFGSGFQHFDNHTLHHHASGRTTSDIDFKVVLRDRALSAYTGLIRIEHAARGCEAYQENRNLLLTEGARAETIPELEILNEDVSCSHGATLGPIDPLLLFYLGSRGIPHRDAVRMVVSGFVASTLEQVPGDIRDKITAFVDERLENL
- a CDS encoding mannose-1-phosphate guanylyltransferase; the protein is MIHGVILAGGRGERFWPLSRADKPKQFLKLTSEKTMLEETIVRVSPLIPLERIKIVATESMGRHIVAAADKIDTQHLLAEPRGRNTCLAIGLAAVHLRHEDPDAIMVVLSSDHLIRPAEKLVQIIEDACLIAAADQSLITIGIVPTRPETAYGYIKIGEEFGSDVRSQVYHVAAFTEKPKAVVAQEYYFNKNYLWNSGMFVWKAEAILKAIGDCRKEIARLLDEYARSVGTPSEMEARERLYARAESISIDYAVLETAKNVLAIKADIVWDDVGSWLALQRYKEVDGENNVVIGDALLRDTFETTIYNDSPGIIAALGVSDLVIVRAGDITMVAHKAKLSDLKKLLQDIGENDDTRKYL
- the sufB gene encoding Fe-S cluster assembly protein SufB is translated as MADTVDKQKHDLSRLNDDYSAKYGFSDPVDYFHKGARGLNHEVVEMISRMKNEPRWMTDIRHKAYDIFMSKPTPRWGNTRLLDEIDYDNIYYFMKPIEMAQESWDDVPEYIKKTFDRLGIPDAEKKFLGGVSAQYESEVVYHSMQEDLKKQGIIFLDMDSGLREHPEIVQKYFASVIPSTDNKFAALNTAVWSGGSFIYVPPGVEVRAPLQAYFRINAENMGQFERTLIIADKGSRVHYIEGCTAPIYSTNSLHSAVVELIALEGAYIRYTTIQNWARNIYNLVTKRSTAHKNATVEWVDGNLGSRLTMKYPCIQLVGEGARGEILSVAFAGIDQHQDAGAKVIHAAPNTSSRITSKSISKDNGRATYRGLVKIHKNADNCKVSVECDALLIGEEARSDTYPTMEIDNDKVRVEHEARVSKVAEEQLFYLQSRGLTEDEARLLIVNGFMEPFTKELPLEYAVELNRLIALEMEGSIG
- the sufC gene encoding Fe-S cluster assembly ATPase SufC; the protein is MSNNAKLFEFEDVHVTVESKEVVKGVSLTIRPGEIHAIMGKNGSGKSSLSNALVGHPAYQITSGSVLLEGRDLLEMEPDERSRAGLFLAFQYPVAIPGVTVANFLRTALQAHRGKDADMSDFRKLLRAEMKVLGVEESFATRYLNDGFSGGEKKRIEILQMGVLRPKMAILDETDSGLDIDALKTVAEGINRFHSDNNGILLVTHYQRLLNYIKPDYVHVMMDGLLVRSGGPELALKLEDQGYEWLETEMAQKASV